The proteins below are encoded in one region of Streptomyces roseirectus:
- a CDS encoding trypsin-like peptidase domain-containing protein, with product MTGTLPPPSPDGGTADEDHPAPTTPDRLVEISVRDAHGRQLGHGSGWLLDDDLVLTAAHVPVPAEGDPHAVVEVRRGSAPPYGIWHRCALVWSGLADGAGLDAALLVVTGAGWQPPDPRHRPRLDGGGTSIVDFEVFGFPAFHHTDRTAYDVHQCGGRLRPANLGRSEIRVIEVAAEDAPATPEDWHGVSGAAVLTDDQHTLVAVVIGADLGSPRRLRVLPVTRLLHDAGFRRERREHRYGEPHNRRTVLAAVLARLTRAEPLASTAACRALADRLLPGAAADPEMAGLGGHDLLTALVDRLATRAGGLTDLAADYARTCEDQPTAGELAFLAEEFHALDLLGVPLWCGLREALRRLVHADLGGVPVPALHARAVEGTDHIPLPAHCDDPWKAFVHLVCAREDSPRLPAALRFLELLASAVGGTTSATVRACNRSWARRLDLARDTPRDDDGPGYARQVDELRSRLVSTPVQRTTSARLLVELIPDPNSDPDGWTVSFCFQCRPHTGTWQRLPMPLAERVIHLSRLFDRVETACRTLHDVHGVPHDRIEVEYILPLDLIDHPDKLIGHGALPPTAATFPLVVHSLDRLHNSTWRAVWQDQWRRTRPHTTGRLLFQITALDHADRTTAEPVAGVLLTEKPGSATGRHEVSTALRHGVPLVMWRHDPRAQPDFSALSRRIMTEGRLDPRHLRQDDGAGQDVWNRYFVVIFDTPDNLPGLVYGEAS from the coding sequence ATGACCGGCACCCTCCCGCCCCCGTCACCGGACGGCGGCACCGCAGACGAGGACCACCCGGCCCCCACCACCCCGGACCGGCTCGTCGAGATCAGCGTCCGCGACGCCCACGGCCGGCAACTCGGCCACGGCTCCGGCTGGCTCCTCGACGACGACCTGGTCCTCACCGCAGCCCACGTCCCGGTTCCCGCCGAAGGGGACCCGCACGCCGTCGTCGAGGTCCGCCGCGGCAGCGCCCCGCCGTACGGGATCTGGCACCGCTGCGCCCTCGTGTGGAGCGGCCTCGCCGACGGCGCCGGCCTGGACGCCGCCCTCCTCGTGGTGACCGGCGCCGGCTGGCAGCCCCCCGACCCCCGCCACCGGCCCCGGCTCGACGGCGGCGGCACCAGCATCGTCGACTTCGAGGTCTTCGGCTTCCCCGCCTTCCACCACACCGACCGCACCGCCTACGACGTCCACCAGTGCGGCGGCCGGCTGCGCCCCGCCAACCTGGGCCGCTCCGAGATCCGTGTGATCGAGGTCGCCGCCGAGGACGCCCCCGCGACCCCGGAGGACTGGCACGGCGTCTCCGGCGCCGCCGTCCTGACCGACGACCAGCACACCCTCGTCGCCGTCGTGATCGGCGCCGACCTGGGCAGCCCCCGCCGCCTCAGGGTGCTGCCCGTCACCCGCCTCCTGCACGACGCCGGATTCCGCCGCGAGCGGCGCGAGCACCGCTACGGCGAACCCCACAACCGGCGCACCGTCCTCGCCGCCGTCCTGGCCCGGCTGACCCGCGCCGAACCCCTCGCCTCCACCGCCGCCTGCCGCGCCCTCGCGGACCGGCTGCTCCCCGGGGCCGCCGCCGACCCCGAGATGGCCGGCCTCGGCGGCCACGACCTCCTCACCGCGCTCGTCGACCGCCTCGCCACCCGCGCCGGCGGCCTCACGGACCTCGCCGCCGACTACGCCCGCACCTGCGAGGACCAGCCCACCGCCGGTGAACTCGCCTTCCTCGCCGAGGAGTTCCACGCCCTCGACCTCCTCGGCGTCCCCCTCTGGTGCGGCCTGCGCGAAGCCCTGCGCCGCCTGGTCCACGCCGACCTGGGCGGCGTCCCCGTCCCCGCGCTGCACGCCCGCGCCGTCGAAGGCACCGACCACATCCCGCTGCCCGCGCACTGCGACGACCCCTGGAAAGCCTTCGTCCACCTGGTGTGCGCCCGCGAGGACAGCCCCCGGCTCCCCGCCGCCCTGCGCTTCCTGGAACTCCTCGCCAGCGCCGTCGGCGGCACCACCTCCGCCACCGTACGGGCCTGCAACCGCAGCTGGGCCCGCCGCCTCGACCTCGCCCGCGACACCCCGCGCGACGACGACGGCCCCGGCTACGCCCGCCAGGTCGACGAACTGCGCTCCCGGCTCGTCAGCACCCCCGTGCAGCGCACCACCTCCGCCCGCCTGCTGGTCGAACTGATCCCCGACCCGAACAGCGACCCCGACGGCTGGACGGTCTCGTTCTGCTTCCAGTGCCGCCCCCACACCGGCACCTGGCAGCGGCTGCCGATGCCGCTCGCCGAACGCGTCATCCACCTGAGCCGGCTGTTCGACCGCGTCGAGACGGCCTGCCGCACCCTCCACGACGTCCACGGCGTCCCCCACGACCGCATCGAGGTCGAGTACATCCTGCCCCTCGACCTCATCGACCACCCCGACAAACTGATCGGCCACGGCGCCCTGCCCCCGACCGCCGCCACCTTCCCGCTCGTCGTGCACAGCCTCGACCGCCTCCACAACAGCACCTGGCGCGCGGTGTGGCAGGACCAGTGGCGGCGCACCCGGCCCCACACCACGGGCCGCCTGCTCTTCCAGATCACCGCCCTCGACCACGCCGACCGCACCACCGCCGAACCCGTCGCCGGAGTCCTCCTCACCGAGAAACCCGGCTCCGCCACCGGCCGCCACGAGGTCAGCACCGCCCTGCGGCACGGCGTCCCGCTCGTCATGTGGCGCCACGACCCGCGCGCCCAGCCCGACTTCTCCGCCCTGTCCAGACGCATCATGACCGAGGGCCGCCTCGACCCGCGCCACCTGCGCCAGGACGACGGCGCCGGACAGGACGTGTGGAACCGCTACTTCGTCGTCATCTTCGACACCCCCGACAACCTGCCCGGCCTCGTCTACGGCGAGGCGTCGTGA
- the fxsT gene encoding FxSxx-COOH system tetratricopeptide repeat protein, translated as MAASDRSQRAPHGSSPAVWENVPPRNPNFIGREALLADLAARLTDSRSPTAVLPEAMYGLGGIGKSQLAIEYVYRHQADYDLVCWIPSERTPGIVNTLSHLAGRLGVGESGDAAATVSQALDALRRGIPYTRWLLVFDNAENAQTLAPFLPNARHGAVLITSRNPQWEDIAGCVEVDVFSRAESVALLNKRGPALTPEDADLLAEALGDLPLAIEQAAAWRAQTGMTAREYLRLFDEKRSDLLFEGAPNLYQESVATAWNVSLDRIEETNPEALHLLQVCAYLAPEPIPRSLFSGAHRGAITRELDVALADPMRLGRAVREIKRFSLARIDPRNNSLQMHRLVQLVLLQRMTPHEQERMRLGAQSLLASADPRDPESNAQWYRYSELYPHVVASDAIHSADPWVRDLVHNTARYLQRFGDHDSALDFTREAHHAATELFGAEDEKTLQLAFWLGWILFSMGRYQEAADINRATLDVHERALPPGPTRAAQTNESHLDAIGAVAADLRVKGDFTQALELSRRVFETATEAFGEDDACTLNAAHNLGVALRLVGRFQEAYELDRTTWELKQTLLGAEHEQTLLTRVGLTIDERELGLYRHARNRQEEVVSQYLRHLREDNAAVLHARRVLAVARRKAGDHEAALELSEQVLGVMEERFGPTHPDTIAATLGLSVDLRYTGRLERARELAEASLAHYRRIFGDHHPHTVSAQANLAITSRLDDLCETAHTLDRAAYTTLLAALGERHPLTLVVATNLASDLAALGRHEEALALGARTHALSAGLLGEAHPSTLSLAANQALDLTALGRHDEAAALHDQVVHEMRDRLGPDHPATTALTDRDRANCFIDPLPL; from the coding sequence ATGGCGGCGAGTGACCGGTCGCAGCGCGCCCCGCACGGCTCCTCCCCGGCGGTCTGGGAGAACGTGCCCCCGCGCAACCCCAACTTCATCGGCCGCGAGGCACTGCTCGCCGACCTCGCCGCCCGCCTCACCGACAGCCGCAGCCCCACCGCCGTCCTCCCCGAGGCGATGTACGGACTCGGCGGCATCGGCAAGTCCCAGCTCGCCATCGAGTACGTGTACCGGCACCAGGCCGACTACGACCTCGTCTGCTGGATCCCCAGCGAACGCACCCCCGGCATCGTCAACACCCTCTCCCACTTAGCCGGCCGCCTCGGCGTCGGCGAGAGCGGCGACGCCGCCGCCACCGTCTCCCAGGCCCTCGACGCGCTGCGCCGCGGCATCCCCTACACGCGCTGGCTGCTCGTCTTCGACAACGCGGAGAACGCCCAGACCCTCGCCCCGTTCCTGCCCAATGCCCGCCACGGCGCCGTCCTCATCACTTCCCGCAACCCCCAGTGGGAGGACATCGCAGGCTGCGTCGAGGTCGACGTGTTCTCCCGCGCCGAGAGCGTCGCCCTCCTCAACAAACGCGGCCCCGCCCTCACCCCCGAGGACGCCGACCTCCTCGCCGAGGCCCTGGGCGACCTGCCGCTCGCCATCGAACAGGCCGCCGCCTGGCGCGCCCAGACCGGCATGACCGCACGGGAATACCTGCGCCTCTTCGACGAGAAACGCAGCGACCTCCTCTTCGAAGGCGCCCCCAACCTCTACCAGGAGTCCGTCGCCACCGCCTGGAACGTCTCCCTCGACCGCATCGAGGAGACCAACCCCGAGGCCCTGCACCTCCTCCAGGTCTGCGCCTACCTCGCGCCCGAACCCATCCCGCGCTCCCTGTTCTCCGGCGCCCACCGCGGCGCCATCACCCGCGAACTCGACGTCGCCCTCGCCGACCCCATGCGCCTGGGCCGCGCCGTCCGCGAGATCAAACGCTTCTCCCTGGCCCGTATCGACCCCCGCAACAACTCCCTCCAGATGCACCGCCTCGTCCAGCTCGTCCTCCTCCAGCGGATGACCCCGCACGAGCAGGAACGGATGCGCCTGGGCGCCCAGTCCCTGCTGGCCTCCGCCGACCCCCGCGACCCCGAGTCCAACGCCCAGTGGTACCGCTACTCCGAGCTGTACCCGCACGTCGTCGCCTCCGACGCCATCCACTCCGCCGACCCCTGGGTGCGTGACCTCGTCCACAACACCGCCCGCTACCTCCAGCGGTTCGGCGACCACGACAGCGCCCTCGACTTCACCCGCGAGGCCCACCACGCCGCCACCGAACTCTTCGGCGCCGAGGACGAGAAGACCCTCCAACTCGCCTTCTGGCTCGGCTGGATCCTCTTCAGCATGGGCCGCTACCAGGAGGCCGCCGACATCAACCGGGCCACCCTCGACGTCCACGAACGCGCCCTGCCGCCCGGCCCCACCCGCGCCGCCCAGACCAACGAGAGCCACCTCGACGCCATCGGCGCCGTCGCCGCCGACCTCCGTGTCAAGGGCGACTTCACGCAGGCCCTGGAACTGAGCCGGCGTGTCTTCGAGACGGCCACCGAGGCGTTCGGCGAGGACGACGCCTGCACCCTCAACGCCGCCCACAACCTCGGCGTCGCCCTGCGCCTCGTCGGTCGCTTCCAGGAGGCGTACGAACTCGACCGCACCACCTGGGAACTGAAACAGACCCTGCTCGGCGCCGAACACGAACAGACCCTCCTCACCCGCGTCGGCCTCACCATCGACGAGCGTGAACTCGGCCTCTACCGGCACGCCCGCAACCGCCAGGAGGAGGTCGTCAGCCAGTACCTGCGCCACCTGCGCGAGGACAACGCGGCCGTCCTGCACGCCCGCCGCGTCCTGGCCGTCGCCCGCCGCAAGGCCGGCGACCACGAGGCCGCCCTCGAACTGTCCGAACAGGTCCTCGGCGTCATGGAGGAACGCTTCGGCCCCACCCACCCCGACACCATCGCCGCCACCCTCGGCCTCTCCGTCGACCTGCGCTACACCGGCCGCCTGGAACGCGCCCGCGAACTCGCCGAGGCGTCCCTCGCCCACTACCGGCGCATCTTCGGCGACCACCACCCCCACACCGTCTCCGCCCAGGCCAACCTCGCGATCACCTCCCGCCTGGACGACCTGTGCGAGACCGCCCACACCCTCGACCGCGCCGCCTACACGACCCTCCTGGCCGCCCTCGGCGAACGCCACCCCCTCACCCTGGTCGTCGCCACCAACCTCGCCAGCGACCTCGCCGCCCTCGGCCGCCACGAGGAAGCCCTCGCCCTCGGCGCCCGCACCCACGCCCTGTCCGCTGGCCTCCTCGGCGAGGCCCACCCCTCCACCCTCAGCCTCGCCGCCAACCAGGCCCTCGACCTCACCGCCCTCGGCCGCCACGACGAGGCCGCCGCCCTCCACGACCAGGTCGTGCACGAGATGCGCGACCGCCTCGGCCCCGACCACCCCGCGACCACGGCCCTCACCGACCGGGACCGCGCCAACTGCTTCATCGACCCGCTGCCCCTGTGA
- the abc-f gene encoding ribosomal protection-like ABC-F family protein: protein MRDRALTAVAQLSVKDATKSYGTRTVLDQVTFTVRPGEKAAVVGENGAGKSTLLRLLAGVETPDAGEVTVSFPGGTGHLTQTLDLDPAGTVQHAVDRALAELRDLERRLRHAEQTLGDATDQQLAEYGELLTAYEERGGYDADVRVDAALHGLGLAHLTRDRPLATLSGGEQSRLALACVLAAAPELLLLDEPTNHLDAAAVHWLAEHLRAHRGTVVAVTHDRAFLERVATTLLEVDRDTRTVHRYGDGWSGYRTAKAAARRAAAQRYADWTAEVAHAQELLDAAGRRLAGTGRDPKQGFGKHRRSHEAKLGGQVRAVRERLARLHRTPVTPPPQPLRFTATPTTPDDGPGAGPLATLDGVRVGRRLHLDGVLTIAPGQRLLVTGGNGAGKTTLLRVLAGDLEPDAGTAHRPARIGYLPQELPARPARHTLLAAFAEGRPGPADEHTAALLSLGLFREEDLEVHVTDLSAGQHRRLQLARLLTRPADLLVLDEPTNHIALDLVEELRTALAAYPGAVVMVTHDQRFHEGLDGERLELRAGRRSP, encoded by the coding sequence ATGCGCGACCGCGCGCTCACTGCCGTGGCCCAGTTGTCCGTCAAGGACGCCACCAAGTCCTACGGCACCCGCACCGTCCTCGATCAGGTCACCTTCACCGTCCGCCCCGGCGAGAAGGCCGCCGTCGTCGGGGAGAACGGGGCCGGGAAGTCCACCCTCCTGCGGCTGCTCGCCGGGGTGGAGACACCGGACGCCGGGGAGGTCACCGTCAGCTTCCCCGGCGGCACCGGACACCTCACCCAGACCCTCGACCTCGACCCGGCCGGCACCGTCCAGCACGCCGTCGACCGGGCCCTCGCCGAACTCCGTGACCTGGAACGCCGGCTGCGCCACGCCGAACAGACCCTCGGCGACGCGACGGACCAGCAACTCGCCGAGTACGGCGAGCTGTTGACCGCGTACGAGGAACGCGGCGGCTACGACGCCGACGTCAGGGTCGACGCCGCGCTGCACGGACTCGGCCTTGCCCACCTCACCCGCGACCGCCCCCTCGCCACCCTGTCCGGCGGCGAACAGTCACGCCTCGCCCTCGCCTGCGTCCTGGCCGCCGCCCCCGAACTCCTCCTCCTCGACGAACCCACCAACCACCTCGACGCGGCGGCCGTGCACTGGCTGGCGGAGCACCTGCGCGCCCACCGGGGCACCGTCGTCGCCGTCACCCACGACCGCGCCTTCCTCGAACGCGTCGCCACCACCCTCCTCGAAGTCGACCGCGACACCCGCACCGTCCACCGCTACGGCGACGGCTGGAGCGGCTACCGCACCGCGAAGGCCGCCGCCCGCCGCGCCGCCGCCCAGCGGTACGCGGACTGGACCGCCGAGGTCGCCCACGCGCAGGAACTCCTCGACGCCGCGGGCCGACGCCTCGCCGGCACCGGCCGCGACCCGAAACAGGGCTTCGGCAAACACCGCCGCTCCCACGAGGCGAAACTCGGCGGCCAGGTGCGCGCCGTCCGCGAACGCCTGGCCCGCCTCCACCGCACCCCCGTGACACCACCCCCACAGCCCCTGCGCTTCACCGCGACCCCGACGACGCCGGACGACGGCCCCGGCGCCGGCCCCCTCGCCACACTCGACGGCGTCCGGGTCGGCCGGCGGCTGCACCTGGACGGCGTCCTCACGATCGCGCCCGGACAGCGGCTCCTCGTCACGGGCGGCAACGGCGCGGGCAAGACGACCCTCCTGCGCGTCCTGGCCGGCGACCTGGAACCGGACGCGGGCACCGCGCACCGCCCCGCCCGCATCGGCTACCTCCCGCAGGAACTGCCCGCCCGCCCCGCACGGCACACCCTGCTCGCCGCGTTCGCCGAAGGCCGGCCCGGACCCGCCGACGAGCACACCGCCGCACTGCTGTCCCTGGGGCTGTTCCGCGAGGAGGACCTGGAGGTCCACGTCACGGACCTGTCCGCCGGGCAGCACCGACGGCTCCAGCTCGCCCGCCTGCTGACCCGGCCCGCCGACCTCCTCGTCCTCGACGAACCCACCAACCACATCGCGCTCGACCTGGTCGAGGAGTTGCGGACCGCCCTCGCGGCGTACCCCGGAGCGGTGGTCATGGTCACGCACGACCAGCGCTTCCACGAAGGGCTCGACGGGGAACGGCTGGAGCTGCGCGCCGGCCGCCGGAGCCCGTGA
- a CDS encoding phosphotransferase, which produces MTAHLTPKQLTDRTSAAVQAAVAAGRALGLTVTDPRVLHDLFSVVVHLAPAPVVARIPTVLPEPRDPAALERRQRDELDVAQWLADQGTPVIAPSPLVPREPVTRDGFSMTLWTYVDEDRARQPDYVANAESTAALHAALRAYPGRLEFLSAAEPDHITDSLARLEKHPDLISAADLDRARAEWQDLEPLVRSRTAFEARFPGAGLQPLHGDCPPANIFPGTRGDLYADFELVTLGPVEWDLAGLGPEHADAYDRGARRAGTRPLDREALAFVNAVGTLRIIATLTLVPQLPRLSDYLTPVIDQWRAG; this is translated from the coding sequence ATGACCGCCCACCTGACCCCGAAGCAGCTCACCGACCGCACCTCCGCCGCCGTCCAGGCCGCCGTCGCCGCCGGACGCGCGCTCGGCCTGACCGTCACCGACCCCAGAGTGCTGCACGACCTGTTCTCCGTCGTCGTCCACCTGGCGCCCGCCCCGGTCGTGGCCCGCATCCCGACCGTCCTGCCCGAACCGCGCGACCCGGCCGCCCTGGAACGCCGCCAGCGCGACGAACTGGACGTCGCCCAGTGGCTCGCCGACCAGGGCACCCCGGTGATCGCGCCCAGCCCGCTCGTCCCCCGCGAGCCCGTCACGCGCGACGGCTTCTCCATGACCCTGTGGACGTACGTCGACGAGGACCGCGCCAGGCAGCCCGACTACGTGGCGAACGCCGAGAGCACCGCCGCCCTCCACGCGGCCCTGCGCGCCTACCCGGGCCGCCTGGAGTTCCTGTCCGCCGCCGAACCCGACCACATCACCGACAGCCTCGCCCGCCTGGAGAAACACCCCGACCTGATCAGCGCCGCCGACCTGGACCGGGCCCGCGCCGAATGGCAGGACCTCGAACCCCTCGTCCGCTCCCGCACGGCCTTCGAGGCCCGCTTCCCGGGCGCCGGCCTCCAGCCGCTCCACGGGGACTGCCCGCCCGCGAACATCTTCCCCGGCACCCGGGGAGACCTCTACGCCGACTTCGAACTGGTCACCCTGGGCCCCGTCGAATGGGACCTCGCCGGACTCGGCCCCGAGCACGCGGACGCCTACGACCGGGGCGCACGCCGGGCCGGCACCCGACCGCTCGACCGGGAGGCCCTGGCCTTCGTCAACGCCGTCGGCACGCTGCGGATCATCGCCACCCTCACCCTGGTCCCGCAACTGCCCCGGTTGAGCGACTACCTCACCCCGGTGATCGACCAGTGGCGGGCGGGATGA
- a CDS encoding HEXXH motif domain-containing protein has product MTSLDTPPHRLARTDLDALLRGEGGADAVAPLLAGERSWRLLLVRALADAMAPLPDTLPGTPLPPPADGWELLRRAWRAAPVEVERLLLYPAVGTWAAHTLRRVRGTVASDTPLWVDAGHLHAVAASAAVLAGLDFRCRVAVRDGWAVLPGIGGARAGEPVVEVVAEAGVVRVGSVRVGAEGWHALRELRADGCVVAFDDLDPYRGLRGRLTPRPVRSAGRWSGLFAEAWRILADDPETARAVASGLRSVVPRPRSEPYRPHSASSGDAFGAVVASEPDDAEQFACTLVHESQHHRLSAFMHLFTLYEDGGAERFHAPWRDDPRPLGGLLQGVYAFTGVAAFWRRRPGDLARFEYVLWREQTLSALAGVRDAARLTPLGRDLVAALTERLTAWRADPVPARIERCAALAAADHRATWRALHVRPPADSVARAARAHATTAGVPLPAPDGDTVVPAPVPRGLDTRAVLVRRMLAGEDPGTVAGAVEGARAEDVALVTGDPAVARAAFTARILRGPDPDAWSGLGLALDAQGHPAAQVLLERPEFVLAVHRELGGGTDPVELAAACVIPPATGRSPG; this is encoded by the coding sequence GTGACCTCTCTGGACACCCCTCCCCACCGGCTGGCCCGGACCGACCTGGACGCCCTGCTCCGGGGCGAGGGCGGCGCCGACGCCGTGGCGCCGCTCCTCGCGGGCGAGCGGAGCTGGCGGCTGCTGCTGGTGCGGGCCCTCGCGGACGCGATGGCCCCGCTGCCGGACACCCTGCCGGGCACGCCGCTTCCCCCACCCGCCGACGGCTGGGAGCTGCTGCGGCGCGCGTGGCGGGCCGCTCCCGTCGAGGTGGAGCGGCTGCTGCTGTATCCGGCGGTCGGGACGTGGGCAGCGCACACGCTGCGCCGGGTGCGCGGGACGGTCGCGAGTGACACCCCGCTGTGGGTGGACGCCGGTCATCTGCACGCCGTCGCCGCGTCCGCCGCCGTGCTCGCCGGGCTCGACTTCCGCTGCCGGGTCGCGGTGCGCGACGGGTGGGCGGTGCTGCCGGGGATCGGCGGCGCGCGGGCCGGGGAGCCCGTCGTCGAGGTCGTCGCGGAGGCGGGCGTGGTGCGCGTCGGGTCCGTGCGGGTGGGCGCGGAGGGCTGGCACGCGCTGCGGGAACTGCGGGCGGACGGCTGCGTCGTGGCGTTCGACGACCTCGACCCGTACCGGGGCCTGCGCGGCCGGCTCACGCCCAGGCCGGTCCGGTCCGCCGGCCGTTGGAGCGGCCTCTTCGCCGAGGCGTGGCGGATCCTGGCCGACGATCCCGAGACCGCGCGCGCCGTCGCGTCCGGCCTACGTTCCGTGGTCCCCCGGCCCCGCTCGGAGCCGTACCGGCCGCACAGCGCGTCCTCCGGCGACGCGTTCGGCGCGGTGGTCGCCTCCGAGCCCGACGACGCCGAGCAGTTCGCGTGCACGCTGGTCCACGAGTCCCAGCACCACCGGCTCAGCGCGTTCATGCACCTGTTCACCCTGTACGAGGACGGCGGCGCCGAGCGTTTCCACGCCCCCTGGCGCGACGACCCCCGCCCGCTCGGGGGTCTCCTCCAGGGCGTCTACGCGTTCACCGGGGTCGCCGCGTTCTGGCGGCGGCGCCCTGGTGACCTGGCGCGGTTCGAGTACGTCCTGTGGCGCGAGCAGACCCTGTCCGCTCTCGCCGGTGTCCGGGACGCGGCCCGTCTCACCCCGCTCGGCCGTGATCTGGTCGCCGCGCTGACCGAGCGCCTGACTGCCTGGCGCGCCGATCCGGTCCCGGCGCGGATCGAGCGGTGCGCCGCCCTGGCCGCCGCCGATCACCGGGCCACCTGGCGCGCGTTGCACGTCCGTCCGCCCGCCGACTCGGTCGCCCGCGCCGCCCGCGCCCACGCGACGACGGCCGGGGTGCCCCTGCCCGCGCCGGACGGCGACACCGTCGTCCCGGCGCCTGTGCCGCGCGGGCTGGACACGCGTGCGGTGCTGGTGCGCCGGATGCTCGCGGGCGAGGACCCGGGGACGGTCGCCGGGGCGGTCGAGGGGGCCCGTGCCGAGGACGTCGCCCTGGTCACCGGCGACCCTGCCGTGGCCCGTGCCGCGTTCACGGCGCGGATCCTGCGCGGCCCCGACCCCGACGCGTGGTCGGGGCTGGGGCTCGCCCTGGACGCACAGGGGCATCCGGCGGCTCAGGTCCTGCTGGAGCGCCCGGAGTTCGTGCTGGCGGTGCACCGGGAACTCGGCGGCGGCACGGACCCCGTGGAGCTGGCCGCCGCCTGTGTCATCCCGCCCGCCACTGGTCGATCACCGGGGTGA
- a CDS encoding aldo/keto reductase — MRHRELGRTGLTVSELGYGAWGLGQGAWVGADDDSGVRALHRALDLGVTFIDTARAYERSERVVGRALRELPGGGDGVVVATKVGPRVPVSLATSGLDPMETFPGSHLRESLETSLRELGRDHVDILQLHTWEDEWTGRGDLLETVAALKEEGKIRFFGISVKDHQPDNVLAVLRTGVLDTVQVIYNVFEQAPADALLPACEEHGVGVIVRVALDEGALTGAIRAGVTFPEGDWRNWYFRDDRPAEVERHVDALTADLGIGTDELPSAALRFALAGQAVSTVIVGMRSLANVERNAAIVGQPPLTAEELAVLAKHRWVKNYYS; from the coding sequence ATGCGCCACCGCGAACTCGGCCGTACCGGGCTGACCGTGTCCGAACTCGGCTACGGAGCCTGGGGGTTGGGCCAGGGCGCCTGGGTCGGCGCCGACGACGACTCCGGTGTCCGGGCCCTGCACCGGGCCCTCGACCTCGGTGTCACGTTCATCGACACCGCGCGCGCCTACGAACGCAGCGAGCGCGTCGTCGGACGGGCGCTGCGGGAGCTGCCCGGCGGCGGTGACGGGGTGGTCGTGGCGACGAAGGTCGGCCCCCGGGTGCCGGTGTCGCTGGCCACGAGCGGGCTCGACCCGATGGAGACGTTCCCCGGCTCGCACCTGCGCGAGAGCCTGGAGACCAGCCTGCGCGAACTCGGCCGCGACCACGTCGACATCCTCCAACTGCACACCTGGGAGGACGAGTGGACCGGACGCGGTGACCTCCTGGAGACGGTGGCCGCCCTCAAGGAGGAGGGCAAGATCCGGTTCTTCGGCATCTCCGTGAAGGACCACCAGCCCGACAACGTCCTCGCCGTCCTGCGCACCGGCGTCCTCGACACCGTCCAGGTCATCTACAACGTCTTCGAACAGGCCCCCGCCGACGCCCTGTTGCCCGCCTGCGAGGAGCACGGCGTCGGCGTGATCGTCCGAGTCGCCCTCGACGAGGGCGCGTTGACCGGGGCGATCCGCGCGGGCGTCACGTTCCCCGAGGGCGACTGGCGCAACTGGTACTTCCGCGACGACCGTCCCGCCGAGGTCGAACGCCATGTCGACGCGCTGACAGCCGACTTGGGCATCGGCACCGACGAACTGCCGTCCGCCGCCCTGCGGTTCGCGCTCGCCGGGCAGGCGGTGTCGACGGTCATCGTCGGGATGCGCTCCCTGGCGAACGTGGAGCGCAACGCCGCGATCGTGGGCCAACCGCCGCTCACGGCCGAGGAGTTGGCGGTGCTGGCGAAGCACCGGTGGGTGAAGAACTACTACAGCTGA
- a CDS encoding SMI1/KNR4 family protein, whose product MNPEAENVRRAWARVTRWLDQHAPHNAAALRGPAHPKEISDAESALGVRFPQELWTWLLTNDGVQMADAARTAPDTAGTAPGGAFLPSGRHLLSVEQIVQVARTRAGHEAMAPSPDPDPLCLTWHPDWIPFAVETDWLYGDFIDTATGRVGSWSDGDLNRFGVHDSLAGYFHALADDLRAHGRTEDGRLTW is encoded by the coding sequence ATGAACCCCGAGGCCGAGAACGTCCGCCGGGCCTGGGCCAGGGTCACCCGCTGGCTCGACCAACACGCCCCGCACAACGCGGCGGCCCTGCGCGGCCCCGCCCACCCGAAGGAGATCAGCGACGCCGAGTCGGCGCTCGGCGTGCGCTTCCCGCAGGAGCTGTGGACGTGGCTGCTGACCAACGACGGCGTCCAGATGGCGGACGCCGCCCGCACCGCACCGGACACCGCCGGTACCGCGCCGGGCGGCGCCTTCCTCCCGTCCGGCCGGCACCTCCTGTCGGTCGAGCAGATCGTGCAGGTCGCCCGCACGCGCGCCGGGCACGAGGCGATGGCCCCCTCCCCCGACCCGGACCCCCTCTGCCTGACCTGGCACCCCGACTGGATCCCGTTCGCCGTCGAGACGGACTGGCTCTACGGCGACTTCATCGACACCGCGACCGGCAGGGTGGGGAGTTGGAGCGACGGCGACCTCAACCGGTTCGGCGTCCACGACTCCCTGGCCGGCTACTTCCACGCCCTCGCGGACGATCTGCGCGCCCACGGCAGGACCGAGGACGGCCGCCTCACCTGGTAG